The genomic stretch gccttcaagttatttcctttaaacttaaaaagcccaaaacttaccacttccacacggatagggaggataactattaacagttatttaacctttaacatgaacattaatcaaacgtaataattttttctgggtacatgataccatacagcatacatatcaaacgcgggccgcactaacattaaactttcatatcaaggcgggggcctcaaactagtccgcgggccgcgtgtttgagacccctgcactaagaAGTTTTCtatacattttgactttttgttaaTAAGCAAATGCTCACTGCCTTTTAGCGCCCTAAAAATGacccaaactgttttttttttttgccgttatGTGGAAGAACGTCCTTCGTTTTTATAAACAGAAACTAGATTCTTCTTTTAATAGCTCGCctctccactttttttttattacaagcCTCGTAAAAGCTTCATGACCACTTTCAGTGGAATTAACGCTAAGACGCTGACGGATCTGATTTCTGTGGTTCAGACCAGGTGACTACTTGGTATGTGGGGCATATGTGTCAGTGCCCCACAGCAGATGGCACTGTGGTGAAAATAAACTTGTTTCGATGCATTGGTTTTACTTGTCAGGGGTGGGCCTTGTTTAGCTTTGCTGATGGATAATTGTGCCCCAGGTTGCTATGGAAACAGCACTGACTGAGTCCAGTGagttctgcctagcaacaagtgatcATGTGACCAGGAAAAATAACCCATGTTATCTTTTTGTTGCTGCATTGTGTCTTCACATCAAAATATGTGATTATATTGATAAAattattgattatattatattgattatattatattgattatattgCCACACAAGCACCAGTACAACATCaccaaattaatgaatgaattataattcTGCCTTTGCAGGTGATAAAGGCGACAGAGGGGATAAAGGCACATCTGGTAAGCCAGGTCTCGAAGGACCCCCCGGCCAACGAGGACCCGCAGGCCTGAAGGGCAGCAAAGGCCAAGCGGGCGCTCCCGGCGACCCCTGCAAGACCCCCCAATCGTATTTCTCGGTGGGACGCCGCAAGTCCCTGCACAGCGTGGACTACTACCAGGCGCTGGTGTTCGACACGGTGTTCGTCAACCTGTATGAGCACTTCAACATGTTCAAGGGCAAGTTCTACTGCTACGTGCCCGGCGTCTACTTCTTCAACGTCAACATCCACACGTGGAACTTCAAGGAGACCTACCTGCACCTCATGCACAACGACAAGGAGCAGGTGATCCTGTACGCCCAGCCCAGCGAGCGCTCCATCATGCAGAGCCAGAGCGTCATGCTGGACTTGGCACTCAATGACGAGGTGTGGGTGCGCCTCTACAAGCGTGAGAGGGAGAACGCAGTCTACAGCGACGACGTGGACGTTTACATCACCTTCAACGGGTACCTGGTGGCGCCTGGCCTCCAGTGATAAcgggactggactggacttggACATTCTTACCAGGACTAGTTCTCCCAACATACAAACCTCTAACGCACCATTTGATCCAGCTGGGGTGTCTAACCTCTTCCACAGACGGTCAGTGTTTACGCCAACAAGGAAacaaagtaaacattttttaagGATATGGATATAATAAAGCATTCCTTGTTCAACAAATGTTCTCGAAGAAAACACTTATGAAAATAGACTGAaaattgctggagcctatcctagctgtcttcaggcgagaagcggggtacagccagccaatcacagggcacatatagacaaacaaccattcacactcacattcatacctatggacaatttggagtcgccaattaacttagcatgtttttggaatgtgggaggaaaccggagtacccggaaaaaacccacgcatgcacggggagaacatgcaaactccacacagagatggaattgaactcgggtctccttgctgcgaAGCCTCCGTACTAacttttaaaacattcattcattcatttattcattttctaccgcttatcctcacgtgggttgcgggggatgcttgagcctatcccagctgtcttcaggcgagaggcggggtacaccctggactggtggccagccaatcacagggcacatatagacaaacaaccattcacactcacattcatacctatggacaatttagaattgAGCTCCAATCTCCAAGCTAGACAGAATTAGCATCCTAATTAAACAACACATATAActatagttgcacattacttacagacacaacTCAATatcaaaatcatataaaaaaaacgtgaaaatggtattttaaaggatgaaaagaaaatatgtaaaacaacaaaataattaaaactgtcTTCATAATTCACACATGGCGCCGTTTACGATCATCCTTTCAGTAGACCAAAATTTCAAATATGACCATctaaaaaatcaatattttgatttccGGATCGATATTTTAGTATCCACCCACATGTCACGTGTAGGGCTGGTTTAAACGATTACTTTTATCATTGATTAAtctaaaaaattgtttttaatttttcgaTTAATCTAACGATTCATTTTAAAATCCGATTTGATTCGATTACCTCCCCATAATTAGACCTATAAAGCaattaatgttaatttatctccatacataaaacatttttttctttccaatgtatttttatgaacaagttaaataattaattgtattgaacaatacaacaataaagttcacAATTGATGCCTGGCGGAGGAGAGAACGAAGGGGGCAGAAGGTtagatgattttatttttattaattttttttttatttttatgaaaacatGTAACCCCACAGCATGCCACTAGTATTAAAGCAGAATAATTGTCACATGTCTTGCTAAGatgaaaatttttaaattaagagGTCCTGCCCAACGAATACTTTTTCCCACATCGTTCATTATTCAGAACGAGACAGCACCCCCTGTGGTGACTTTGCGTATTATATCCACTTTAAACCGCAGCCGTGCTGTTGTACTCCCATTTGGCCGATAGATGGTGCCAATAACCACTGCTATGGGTTGTCTTGGTTACGAATTGCTCTTCAAATCTGAGCAGTTCTTGCATTTCTCAATGAAACAATACAGTAGGAACTGTTATATTCATGCTGTCTTGTGCTTCTTTCACCTTTTGTTCGTTAAACACAAAGATTTCGAAGTTAAATCCAAGTGAATCTAAAGAAATGGTAAGTTACTGTAACAAAACGCAATTGAGTGAAAAGAGAATGACAAAAACTCTTTGATGACCTCTTGTGGTCGGGAAGTAAAATTACATCATCAACACGtttcaaatgtttaaaattaatttattatatttttgtcatagaACTTTTTATGTTCATTGTTAACATACAGCCAGTCATAAGAACacgttttcttgtttttaaatcatgttcACTTTTCAATTACACATGTACATCTTGTACACCCCACCCCGAATAAttggacttaaaaaaaaacaaaacatcatgacGTTTGTTTGCGGGGGTACGGGTGGTATTAAAGTCGTCTTCCTTATTGTGAATACATGGAAAcgacgtggtggtggtggggctGGGGGGGCGGTCGGGTGGTCGCCTGTCAGGGACTTGAACAACAAGCCACTGGG from Doryrhamphus excisus isolate RoL2022-K1 chromosome 1, RoL_Dexc_1.0, whole genome shotgun sequence encodes the following:
- the c1qtnf6b gene encoding complement C1q tumor necrosis factor-related protein 6 isoform X1 — its product is MMSVTFKGGGKGVCVCVEDKEGGRLRVSPHSFLISVEQQDSSSSSSSSYCDAPAGRTLPTPSPSVAMAACLRLLLLLPLACSLPSPSRPPTRFCRRCCDHMEPQAGPAHYHMPEVRTIVNMTILKGDKGDRGDKGTSGKPGLEGPPGQRGPAGLKGSKGQAGAPGDPCKTPQSYFSVGRRKSLHSVDYYQALVFDTVFVNLYEHFNMFKGKFYCYVPGVYFFNVNIHTWNFKETYLHLMHNDKEQVILYAQPSERSIMQSQSVMLDLALNDEVWVRLYKRERENAVYSDDVDVYITFNGYLVAPGLQ
- the c1qtnf6b gene encoding complement C1q tumor necrosis factor-related protein 1 isoform X2, producing the protein MKNFSVVFFGRTLPTPSPSVAMAACLRLLLLLPLACSLPSPSRPPTRFCRRCCDHMEPQAGPAHYHMPEVRTIVNMTILKGDKGDRGDKGTSGKPGLEGPPGQRGPAGLKGSKGQAGAPGDPCKTPQSYFSVGRRKSLHSVDYYQALVFDTVFVNLYEHFNMFKGKFYCYVPGVYFFNVNIHTWNFKETYLHLMHNDKEQVILYAQPSERSIMQSQSVMLDLALNDEVWVRLYKRERENAVYSDDVDVYITFNGYLVAPGLQ